The sequence GTCCTCTGCGAGTGCTAGCGCTCCCTGGCCTGTGCTCCTTGAGAAGGGTGCATGGTGTCAGAGTGAAGTGTATGGGGCACGTCCCCAGACATCTCAGTGGAAACAGGGTTCAGCTTCCTGCCTGTTCAGCCTCAGGCATATGCTTGGTCTCTGGTCTCGGTGTCCTCACCTGGAAACTGGGTCAATAGAATCGTCGACTTTCATAACAGGGGGCTGGAAGGTTAAAGGGAAAGGCGTGGGAAAAGCTCAGCACGTGCGTGCGAGGCTTAATGGGTTGTTGCTCCGTTATTGGTCCATTAGTCTCCCGGACAGCCCGTTTTGAGAGGCGTTTATTGTGCACGTGTTACAGGTGGGGAAAGTGAGGTTTGGATGGGGAGGTGATGTGCCCAAGGCTGCCAGGAGAAGCCCCAGCCCAGGGTCCATAGCTCCATGAGGTCCCTCCCCAGCCTCTCAGCCCAGGGGCACCGAGGCAGCCCCATctgcccccacctccatcccagaTCCATTTTCTGAGCCCCAGACCCCAGGGCTTCCTCTACTGATGGATTTTGTCTCCTCCCTTAGGACGGAGCCCCTGGACTCCCAGGTTCCTTGccagggaggagcaggaggaggagaaatCCATCTGCAGGGCTGGGTGTAGCCTGAGGGACAGGCCATTGGTCCCAGAATGCCCCTGCCTGAGCCCAGTGAGCAGGAGGGTGAGAGCATGAAGGCCGGCCAGGAGCCATCCCCTGAGCCGGGCACAGATGTCATCCCGGCATCTCCCAGCAAACCCAAAGAGTTCTCCAAACTGGTCCTGCTGACGGCCTCCAACCAGGACGGGGATGGAGTGGGCTCCAAGCCCAATGGCATGCACCGTGTCATGTCCCTGGAGATGTCTGGCCCCCCCACCCTCACCAGCACCCTCCAGGTCCTGCCAGCCAAGGAGCAGGGGGGGTCCATCCAGCCAGGCCCCTGTGCCCTTGAGCAGAAAGGCAGCAAGCTGGACACAGGTGAGGCATCAAGGCCTGCTGCCCCTGGCCCACCCACCTTGTGGGCCTATATGCTCAGACTGGGCCCTGCATACTCCCCATTCTAGTGGGGTAACCTTGGCCACCCCATCCCTGCTCCCAGCTGAGCCTTTTGGTCTCTAACCATGGTCCCAGGGTGGCGTGACGATCACACAATAGTCCCTGTGCTGTATACCAAATCCTGGGTTCTGGATCCTTACCAAGTTCATGGGAATTGCAGTGACATGCAGAAAATTCCTTCAGATCCTTAAGAATGCCCACCACCACTCCCACCTTCCAAGCCAAATCTGGCCTTGAGAGTCTGGACTTCTTGCCTGGCATCCAGGCGCACGAGGAGACCACCCCCACCCACAGTGACCCTGCCCTGCTCCAGAGCACCCCAGTCaccctcactggctctccttcaTGCCTCTGGCCTTGAGTCTTGCTCTGGGTGAGCTaacccagcccccctccccccagcagccCTTAAGCCCCTGGAGTTTCTGAGGACCCCGTTTGGGGGCCGCCTGCTGGTGCTCGAGTCGTTCCTGTACAAGCAGGAGAAGGCTGTCGGGGACAAGGTGTACTGGAAGTGCCGGGAGCACGCCGAGCTGCGCTGCCGGGGCCGGGCCATCACCCGTGGCCCACGAGCAACAGTGATGCGGGACCACTGCCACCCGCCAGATGAGAAAAGCCTGGAGGCCCGGCGCCAGAGGGAGAAGctacccagcccagccctgccagagggCTTGAGGGATCCCCAGGGTCCCGAAAACCCTGGAGGCCGACTGCAGGAGCCACTTGAGGGAGTGGACCCATGGCTGTGCCCTGAGGAGCTGGAGCCTACCCCTGAGCTGGCGCTGAGCAAGCTGGCCCCAGAGGAGCACCGGGCACCCCAGGTCCTGCCACTACTGAGCTTGCCTCCCAAGAAACGCCCAAGGCTGGGGATGGGTGAGTACCCACCTCTGCTGCCTCCACTCTGGGTGGGTGGGAACCGTGGGCCCTATCCATACCCAGATAGAAATGTGGGGTCCTGCATGGTTTTTTTTAAGTGTTCCCAAAgtcggggctggctggttagctcaggtggttaaagcacagccttataaccccaaggtcatgggtttggatccctgtaccacccagccaccaaaaaaccaagaAATGTGCTCAAAGtcaaaatggctttttaaaatacaaacgtGTTCAAATGATCATTCAACCCATGGGACAGAACTACTGCTCCTGAACTGGTTGTGATCTGGGTGAACTTACAGAATTTTCTAACGCAGCTGGGTCTGGTGTGTGGCccagaaatctgaattttaacagcTCCCAGGCAATTCCAGCATCCTCTAAATATGGGAAGGACGCCTTGTGGAAAAGTCTTGGGCTTGGGGTCCCAGGTTCAAATTCCTGCCCCAATTATGATATCCTTGTAGCCCCAGAAGCTTTGCTTAATTTCTGGAGTTTCAGGAGCTTTATCCTGAGATGGGTGTGATAACCTGGATTGTTATGGAGACTGTAGATTTCCATCCTTGGGAAGTGCTTTGCACCAGCtcaatgggggtgggggtgaggctcAGGAAGGAGTAGATTGGAGTTTCTATGcttgtttttattactatttattacCAGTAACTAGGAGATGGGCATGGGATGAGCAGGCCGGGTGCCGCCTGACCCAGAAAGGATTTAAGGACCTAAGGCAGCTGCTGCACTGGGGACCTGGGCCAGGGAGGGGAGGGCTAGAAAGATACTTATTTTTCACTGTGTATCTCTTGGTACCATTCGAGTTTTTcagtatgtgtatgtattattcaatgaaatttttaaacaaaCCCTAAAAAAAAAGTATGACCAGGAATGACTGACAACATAAGCTGCTGGATCACAGCCCAGTGTGGTCCCTTTGGAGTGTGACCTTGGATGTGGTTCCTCCACTGACCACTAGGAGAGACTGCACCTCCTCTTTGGGTCGCTTGTGGGGGTATCCAGTGGCAATGGGGAGTGCACATCAGTCCCCAGCTCTGGCCCGGGTGCCTCCTGCAGGCCAGGCCTGGTCCCTCGAGTTCCTGAGGACGTGCTACGGTGGCAGCTTCCtggtgcaccagtcattcctgtACAAGCGGGAGAAGGCCGTGGGTGACAAGGTGTACTGGACGTGCCGCGACCATGCACTGCACAGCTGCCGCAGCCGGGCCATCACTCAGGGCCAGCGGGTGACTGTGATGCGCAGCCACTGCCACCCTCCTGACATGGAGGGCCTGGAGGCCCGGCGGCAGCAGGAGAAGGCCATGGGGATGCTGCAGTCCAGGCCGGATGACCCCCGGGGCCAAGGAGACAAGGTGCTCCAAGGTGTGGACAGTCTGCTCTACCGCAGGGGGCCAAGCACCTTGACTCTGACCAGGCCCCAGCCCCGAAAGCGAGCAAAGGTCAGAGGTGAGGGGCTTCCGGCCCAGCCCCAAGACTTGCAGGGATCCCCTGATGAGGACCAGGATGCTGACCCGGGTGAGTGCTCATCCTTCATCCTTTGGGATTCCCACGGCCCCCAACTGGCCTCGCCTGAGTCTTACTTCTGAGGTCTAGGGAGGTAAGGGCGGGTGGGAGGAGGCCTACCCAGCCCTGTCCTCGCCTTCGCCAGGCCCCCTCGCCTGACTGCCTCTCCTATTTCCCCTAGGAGGCCCTGAGTTCCTGAAGACCCCCCTGGGGGGCAGCTTCCTGGTGTATGAGTCCTTCCTCTACAGGCGGGAGAAGGCCGCGGGGGAGAAGGTGTACTGGACGTGCCGGGACCAGGCGCGCATGGGCTGCCGCAGCCGGGCCATCACCCAGGGAAGGCGGGTGACTGTGATGCGTGGCCACTGCCACCCGCCCGACCTGGGGGGGCTGGAGGCCCTGAGGCAGCGGGAGAAACGCCCCAACCCAGCTCAGCGAGGGAGCCCAGGTAGCTGAGGACAGACTGGGAACTGGGCCCTGGGCAGAAGGCAGGAGAGCAAGGGCACTTCCCCCACCAGCAACCACCCCCCTCTTTCCTCCATGAACATTTCGGAAGgagttagtcttttttttttttttttttaagatgaccggtaaggggatcttaacccttgacttggtgacttggtgttgtcagcaccacgctcacccagtgagcgaaccggccatccgtatatgggatccgaacccggggccttggtgttattagcaccgcactctcccgagtgagccacgggccggcccccggAAGGAGTTAGTCTTCTCCATATTCCATTTCCTCGCCTCCCACTTCTTGGCCTAGCTGGTTCCACTACTCGAGTGTGTCCTGCTCTCATAGGGTCCCCCCGCCCTCCCACTAAGCCCAGCCACACCCTTCCACCTGACCCACCCACGATCTCAGCAGCAGTTTGACAAACTCGTGctgccttccctcccccccacctccttTATGTTTTTTAGAATTGATAGTACGATTGTCACAGCATAAGTGGACGAATACAATTCCCAGTAACAAGCCTGTCCTATGTCTGTCTGAGTGGCTAAGGGCAGAGGAGGTGATACGTACATGTGATCAATTTCTTCTCTCCCCAGCCACTCTCCACACATACCTGAAACCGTCCTTAAAGGGACCTGTGAGGAGGGTCCCActattcttttcctcttcctccacctggtcccaacagtgcctggcattttgACTCTTAGGGTCACAGTAACATAAATGTTCCTGTCCTCATCTGGCTGAGAAGAGCCATCTCGGCTGCGCCTTCTCAGCTCACCCAGCACCTCATTCGTGCCCACGAGGCATCTGCCTCCCCTTCCAGAGGCTCTTGTCCTATGATTTTTGAGTTGGCTGAGTTGCCATTAGGGCCTTCTGGCCCTACTCAAACTTGAgatctatgatttttttctttctgactctCTCTGTCTATTCCCTTTCCCGTCAACTTAATGTACAGTGAGGTGATGCCACAGGGTAAATAGCTGCCCTCGCCTTGTCCGCACCCCCTGATAACAACTCTGAGCGGGTTCGGCTGTTCTTTAGGGTTTTGACTATGCCTCTGCTGTTGTTCACTGGTTTTTCAATTTCCTTGTTGCCTGTTGACTTCCAACAGGGGAAAGTCTGGCTCTTGGTGCACGTGCTGCACGGGTTCGCTGTCATTTGATTATGCAGACTGTCTGCGGGGATGACAGCATCCTGCGGTCCCCTCTCCTTCCTCGTGCAGCTGTGTTTTCCCTGCAGTTTCTATCTGCCGGTGTTCTCTGTCCCCATCGCTTTCCCTGCCTCTCTTCACACCTTGTGTGGATCAGATATCAAACAGCTCCAGGTTTTGCCTTCCAGGAGCCTCGGGCCTTCCCCAGCCTGGCTGGCCGAGGCCGGCCCGCCTTCACCTGGGATTCACTTTACCAGACTCCTGCTTCTCTTTCTTGGGTTTCTCCCTTGTTTTGTCATTTGGGGAAATCCCTCCTCTCGTCCCTCCTGAGCCAGAGCCCTGGGCGGTGACACCTCTGAGACCTGGAGTGACTGAAGATGTCCCTAGCCTGCCCGTACGCTTGGCTGAAAGTGCAGCTGTTGGCGGAGGGCCAGAATGGCGCTGCTGTTTTCTGATGACTCAGCCTATGTCTGTGACTGGCTGAGCCAGAAGCTTTAGGTCTTCTCTCCACCCTGCTGCACCTACTGTGCTGGGTGCATGAGGGGCCTTTCCAGGCCACCCCTTGTCCCTTCAATGCAGAGCAACTTTCTTGTGTCCTATAACCCCctgtcatttcttttatttatttatttatttatatttttatttttaaaaattttattgtgtcgatatacattgtggttgattattgttgccccttaccaaaacctccctccctcctccctctcctccctccccgccaacaatgtcctttctgtttgcttgttgtatcaacttcaagtaattgtagttgttatatcttcttcccccctcccccggttttctttctgtgtgtgtgtgtgtgtgtgaatttatatattaatttttagctcccaccaataagtgagaacatgtggtatttctctttctgtgccttactcgtttcacttaatataattctctcaaggtccatccatgttgttgcaaatggcagtatttcattcgtttttatagctgagtagtattccattgtgtagatataccacattttccatatccactcatccaatgatggacatttgggctggttccaactcttggctattgtaaagagtgctgcaatgaacattagggaacaggtataccttcgacttgatgatttccattcctctgggtatattcccagcagtgggatagctgggtcatatggtagatctatctgcaattgtttgaggaacccccataccattttccatagaggctgcaccattttgctgtcccaccaacaatgtatgagtgttcctttttctctgcaacctcgccagcacttatcgtttagagtcttttggattttagccatcctaactggggttagatggtatctcagtgtggttttgatttgcatttcccggatgctgagtgatgttgaacattttttcatatgtctgttggccatttgtatatcttccttagagaaatgcctacttagctcttttgcccattttttaattgggttgcttgtttttttcttgtaaagttgtttgagttccttatatattctggatattaatcctttgtcagatgtatgttttgcaaatattttctcccactctgttggttgtcttttaactctgttaattgtttctttagctgtgcagaagctttttagtttgatataatcccatttgtttatttttcctttggttgcccgtgcttttggggttgtattcatgaagtctgtgtccagtcctatttcctgaagtgtttctcctatgatttctttaagaagttttattgtttcagggtgtatatttaaatccttaatccattttgagttgattttagtatacggtgagaggtatggatctagtttcattctcctgcatatggatatccagttatcccagcaccatttgctgaagaggcagtcccttccccagtgaataggcttgctgcctttgtcaaagatcagaaggcagtaagtgtgtgggttgatttctggattctgtattctattccattgatcagtgtgtctgtttttatgccagtaccatactgttttggttattatagctttgtagtatagcttaaagtcaggtagtgttatgcctccagctttattttttttgctcag comes from Cynocephalus volans isolate mCynVol1 chromosome 6, mCynVol1.pri, whole genome shotgun sequence and encodes:
- the FLYWCH1 gene encoding FLYWCH-type zinc finger-containing protein 1 isoform X3, producing the protein MPLPEPSEQEGESMKAGQEPSPEPGTDVIPASPSKPKEFSKLVLLTASNQDGDGVGSKPNGMHRVMSLEMSGPPTLTSTLQVLPAKEQGGSIQPGPCALEQKGSKLDTALKPLEFLRTPFGGRLLVLESFLYKQEKAVGDKVYWKCREHAELRCRGRAITRGPRATVMRDHCHPPDEKSLEARRQREKLPSPALPEGLRDPQGPENPGGRLQEPLEGVDPWLCPEELEPTPELALSKLAPEEHRAPQVLPLLSLPPKKRPRLGMGQAWSLEFLRTCYGGSFLVHQSFLYKREKAVGDKVYWTCRDHALHSCRSRAITQGQRVTVMRSHCHPPDMEGLEARRQQEKAMGMLQSRPDDPRGQGDKVLQGVDSLLYRRGPSTLTLTRPQPRKRAKVRGEGLPAQPQDLQGSPDEDQDADPGGPEFLKTPLGGSFLVYESFLYRREKAAGEKVYWTCRDQARMGCRSRAITQGRRVTVMRGHCHPPDLGGLEALRQREKRPNPAQRGSPGGPEFLKTPLGGTFLVYESFLYRREKAAGEKVYWTCRDQARMGCRSRAITQGQRVMVMRRHCHPPDLGGLEALRQREQFPNLAQWEDPGALRPLEFLRTSLGGRFLVHDSFLYRKEKAAGEKVYWMCRDQARLGCRSRAITQGQRVMVMRRHCHMPDLAGLEALRQRERLPRLAQQEDPEKIKLLPNIQLCSKTCSPESQQMCG
- the FLYWCH1 gene encoding FLYWCH-type zinc finger-containing protein 1 isoform X1, coding for MPLPEPSEQEGESMKAGQEPSPEPGTDVIPASPSKPKEFSKLVLLTASNQDGDGVGSKPNGMHRVMSLEMSGPPTLTSTLQVLPAKEQGGSIQPGPCALEQKGSKLDTAALKPLEFLRTPFGGRLLVLESFLYKQEKAVGDKVYWKCREHAELRCRGRAITRGPRATVMRDHCHPPDEKSLEARRQREKLPSPALPEGLRDPQGPENPGGRLQEPLEGVDPWLCPEELEPTPELALSKLAPEEHRAPQVLPLLSLPPKKRPRLGMGQAWSLEFLRTCYGGSFLVHQSFLYKREKAVGDKVYWTCRDHALHSCRSRAITQGQRVTVMRSHCHPPDMEGLEARRQQEKAMGMLQSRPDDPRGQGDKVLQGVDSLLYRRGPSTLTLTRPQPRKRAKVRGEGLPAQPQDLQGSPDEDQDADPGGPEFLKTPLGGSFLVYESFLYRREKAAGEKVYWTCRDQARMGCRSRAITQGRRVTVMRGHCHPPDLGGLEALRQREKRPNPAQRGSPGGPEFLKTPLGGTFLVYESFLYRREKAAGEKVYWTCRDQARMGCRSRAITQGQRVMVMRRHCHPPDLGGLEALRQREQFPNLAQWEDPGALRPLEFLRTSLGGRFLVHDSFLYRKEKAAGEKVYWMCRDQARLGCRSRAITQGQRVMVMRRHCHMPDLAGLEALRQRERLPRLAQQEDPEKIKLLPNIQLCSKTCSPESQQMCGNSEDVKLDSESQ
- the FLYWCH1 gene encoding FLYWCH-type zinc finger-containing protein 1 isoform X2 produces the protein MPLPEPSEQEGESMKAGQEPSPEPGTDVIPASPSKPKEFSKLVLLTASNQDGDGVGSKPNGMHRVMSLEMSGPPTLTSTLQVLPAKEQGGSIQPGPCALEQKGSKLDTALKPLEFLRTPFGGRLLVLESFLYKQEKAVGDKVYWKCREHAELRCRGRAITRGPRATVMRDHCHPPDEKSLEARRQREKLPSPALPEGLRDPQGPENPGGRLQEPLEGVDPWLCPEELEPTPELALSKLAPEEHRAPQVLPLLSLPPKKRPRLGMGQAWSLEFLRTCYGGSFLVHQSFLYKREKAVGDKVYWTCRDHALHSCRSRAITQGQRVTVMRSHCHPPDMEGLEARRQQEKAMGMLQSRPDDPRGQGDKVLQGVDSLLYRRGPSTLTLTRPQPRKRAKVRGEGLPAQPQDLQGSPDEDQDADPGGPEFLKTPLGGSFLVYESFLYRREKAAGEKVYWTCRDQARMGCRSRAITQGRRVTVMRGHCHPPDLGGLEALRQREKRPNPAQRGSPGGPEFLKTPLGGTFLVYESFLYRREKAAGEKVYWTCRDQARMGCRSRAITQGQRVMVMRRHCHPPDLGGLEALRQREQFPNLAQWEDPGALRPLEFLRTSLGGRFLVHDSFLYRKEKAAGEKVYWMCRDQARLGCRSRAITQGQRVMVMRRHCHMPDLAGLEALRQRERLPRLAQQEDPEKIKLLPNIQLCSKTCSPESQQMCGNSEDVKLDSESQ